The Pirellulales bacterium genome contains the following window.
ACCGCTGCGCTGGCAGTTTCCGCACCCCTTTCCCTTCATGAAATGCGCCTTTTCGGCAATTTCTCGACGGATGCCGGCGGCCTCCAAAACAGCATCCGTCGGCATGTACGGCTGCTTGCACTTGGTGCAAACGACCCGCACCAGACGCTGGGCAAGGATGGCGATAACGCTGCTCGCCACCAGGTAGGAGGGAACACCCATGTCGACCATGCGCGTAACAGCACCGGGCGCATCATTCGTATGTAGTGTGCTGAATACTAAGTGTCCAGTCAGAGAGGCCTGTATCCCCATTTCAGCCGTCTCCGAGTCTCGCATCTCACCCACCAGGATGACGTTCGGAGCCTGACGCAACATCGAGCGGATAATTCGCGCGAAGTCGAGCCCGATCCCATGGCTCACCTGAACCTGGTTGATGCCCGGGAGGTAGTATTCGACCGGATCCTCGGCAGTAATGATTTTGCGGTCTGGGCGGTTCAGGTCATTGAGCGCTGCGTAAAGGGTGGTGGTCTTCCCGGAGCCAGTGGGGCCCGTGACCAGGATGATCCCGTTCGGCCGGCGCACCAGCTGATTGAAGTTCCGGAAATCGTCCTCTGAGAGCCCCAGTTGCCGTAATCCGACCCGGATGCTGTCTTTATCCAGGATCCGCATGACCACGGACTGGCCGTGGTTGGTCGGCAGGACGCTGACGCGCAAGTCGAGCTCTTTCTCGCCCACCGTGACCTTGATACGGCCGTCCTGGGGGCGGCGCCGCTCGGCGATGTCGATCTTGCCCAGAATCTTGATGCGGGAGAGGATCGCGCCGAGCAAGCGGCGGGGGGCGGCATCGCGTTCGACCAGCACGCCGTCGATCCGGTAGCGTACGCGGACCCGATCCTCGAACGGCTCGACATGAATGTCCGAAGCCCGTAATTGCACCGCCTCGGAAATGATCAACTGCACCAGGCGCACGATGGGGGCGCTGGTCTCGTCCACCACTTCGGTTGCTGAATCGCTGCTTTCGACGGTTTCCGTGAAATCGATGGCGGTGTCGGTGAACTCCTGAAGCATCGAGTCGGCGCTTTCGCCTTCCGTCTGACCGTAGTGCCGATTGATGGCATCGACGATGTGTTCGCGGGGCGCGAGCGCAATATCCACTTTGCAGTTGAGAATAAATCGCAGCTTATCGAGTGTATCGAGGTCGTTGGGGTCGCTGACCACGACCTTCAGCGAATCTTCTTCCTTGGCCAGCGGCAGAATGGCATTTTCGCGGGCCACCGATTCCGGAACCATTTCCACAACCGCGGGGGGAATGGCGATCTCGCTCAGATTCACAAAATCGAGCCCGTGCTCCTGCGCGATCGCTCGCATCACCTCGTCGCTGGTGGCGTAGCCCAAGCGCACGAGCGCATCGCCCACCTTGACGCCCGAGGCCCGCGCCATCTGATTGGCTTCGGCCAATTGGTCCGCGCTGATCACGCGTTGGCGAATGAGGATCTCGGTGAAATCGCGCATCCCTGTTGCCATCACAGTCTCGATTTATGAACGGTTAAAAGCCATGTCTCATGACGCCGCGAGTCGCACGGTCATACCGCCGAGTATCGGTAGCAAGTCGGTCGCGAGAGACCGTTGGGGCGTGAGGATCCGCACATTTCGCCGGCAGGAAGTGGGCGTGCTGGCGACATGGCGACGGGGGCGAATGCCTCCGTGGAAATCGTACCTAAGCCCTGTTGTGGTTCAGAGTAATGGCGCCAGCGGGAAGTGTCAATCAAGCGCGGTCGACGTTCAGCGCGGAACGCGACGTTGGGGCACAGGCCCTGCGATCAACCGGCTTGATCGTTAGGACCCTAATGGACCCGCTACGCGACACACGCCTGGGCGCGGCGCCGCATTTTCTGCCCCCTGGACGCGCGCGGCCTACCGGTTCGCCGGACCGTAGGGCACAGCGGGAGAGACTTCGACCGGAGCCCCATACGTCTCGAAACGGCGAGCGTCCTGGCGGATCCGCGCGGCCATCTCGCGGGCCATATCCGCACGCTCGTACTGCCCCGCTTGCTCTAAGAGCGCGGCAGCTTCCTCCAGATGGCGTTCGGCTGGCCGCAGGAGATACTCGGCGCCAGGTCGATACGCGACCGGCCGGTGCTGAGCCTCGGCATAAGTCTGCTGCGCGGCGGCCTCATCCTCCTCGAGCCGGTGAACGGCGGCGGCGATGTACCGCTCGTCCACATCATCGCTGTCTGGAGCGTCCGTCGCCGAGGCTTCGTCGCCGGCAGCGTCAAACATCGTGCCGGCAATTGGATTGATGCCCACGGCGCGCCGCAGCTTTAAAATCTCGCGCGCTGCCGTGCTCAGGGGCACTTCTGCCGCGTCGTCGTCTCCGCGGGCGTCCGTTGCCGTGAACAGTGCGTTTTTTGCGAGCGGAACAGCAAGTTTCTCATCGCAGTCCCGCCCGTTCGCGCCGTGGCCGACGATTGCATCGTCTGAATCGTCGGCGCTTCTGCCGAGGCGGTACTGATTTTCGGCGGGGCCGCCCCCCGCGAATTCCGCAAGGAAAACGACGTCCCAATCGATTGCGCTGTCGGTGAACGTGCCGACCGCAACGGTTGCATCCGCGGCCGGCTCTGCTGCCTCATCGGCTTGCACCATCGATCGGTTGCCACAGGCCGTGAACACACAGACGAATAGCAAGAAGAAAGATCGCATGCGATTTTGACCACGGATCGAGATTTCTGAATCGGTGCAGCCGGTTCCCCGGCCGCCAGGCGTGCAAACGCGGCGGGCGATTATAGTTGCGCGCCAACAAATCTCCCTAGGTCATTTCCGCTTTGCCCCCCTGTTTCCCCCTTTTTTTGCCTAGTGGAAATCCACTTTGGCGGGTTTCCGACGGATTTGGCGTTTTCTTACTAGTTGGGCGCGCTGTGACAACCCGTTGTCACCGGGGGTCACTAGAGTTGGGGCAACAGCAGCACCAGGGGGACAGGAACGATGCAGACTTCCACGCCCGAGATCACAAGCGCCCACGGTTCGAATTTGCGCCGCCAGCGCGTCAATGGATCGGCAGAACCCATGGCAAAACGTCCGATCCGCCGAAAGCCGGCACAGTCCGGGTCCGCCAAATGCACGGTCATGCTGGCCGACGACCAATCGTTGGTGGCCGAGGGGATGGCAACGCTCATCGCCTCGTTTGATCAGTGCCAGGTGTCCCTGGTAACGAGCGATGCCATGCAGTTGTTGGCGGCCGCGGAGCGTTCGCCCCCCTCCCTGGTTGTCATGGACGCCGCCATGGCGCAGTCGTTTCGCGCGGCGCGGGCACTCGCCACACGTTGCCCGCGCACGAAGGTTATCCTGCTGGACGAGTTTCGTCTCGATACCCACCTGCAGCGCGCCATGGATTGCGGCGCGGCGGGCTACGTGACGAAATGCGACGCTTCGACCGATCTGCGCGCCGCGGTGAGCAAGGTGCTTGCCGGCGGACATTCGTTTCCGGACCTCATGCCGCTGCCGATGGCCGACTGCATCTCGTCCAACTCCAAATCTGGCGGCGCAGCACATGCTCTGCCTTTGCTGACGCGCCGTGAATTGGAAGTATTATCGCATCTGGCCGAAGGACTGAAAGTCCGCGAGATTGCCAAGGCATTGGGAATCAGCCCGAACACGGTCGAAAATCATAAGGCCCACGTGATGCGCAAGCTGGGGTTACACAAGAACGTCGAACTGGCTCGATTCGCCGTGCGACATGGGCTTGTTGCGGATGCGTAAACGCAAGCATTGGGCCGGGGCAGGCGTCGCGTGCCGAGTGGGGCAGCTCGGCACGCGGCCAATGGTGCGCAAGAGGCAGCAGCCCGAAGACAGCGTGTAGCACCATTAGCCGCCGGGCTCGCCCGGCGCGCACCAGGCCGTTTAGACCAGTTCGAGATTCATAGCCGGGGCGTGCCACAACTGTCTGGCAGCCCTAGCGAGGTATATACTTGGTCAGCGGCCCCGGCGTGGCGCGCCCATCCAAACCTTGCACTATCACGCCGCTTCGACGCCGATCCACCCTCATCATCACACCAAGTCTACCGACCCCTAATCTCATGAGCAGCTTGCTCGATTCGCGGGTTTCGCCGCGGTTTGAACTGCAGCCCTACAAATCGCTGGAAAACGACCAACTGCACGCGCGCATTCAAGCCGTGCGCGACGCACTCGGCGAGCGGCTGCTTGTTCTCGGACATCACTACCAGCAGGACGAAGTGATCGCGCTTGCGGATTTGCGCGGTGATAGTTACCAGCTAAGTCGCATGGCGGCCGACAGCCGCGACTGTCGCGCCATCGCCTTTTGCGGCGTGCACTTCATGGCCGAGACGGCCGACATCCTCGCCAATCGCCCGGAACGCTTGGCCGAGCGCGGCGGGGAGCGCGTCACGGTGATTCTGCCCGATATGGCCGCCGGCTGTTCGATGGCCGACATGGCCATGATCGACCAGGTGGAAAACTGCTGGGACGAGCTAGGCGAAGTAGTCGATACCAACGACGTGACCCCGGTTACGTACGTCAACTCGGCAGCCAGCCTGAAAGCTTTCTGTGGCCGGCACGAGGGCATCGTTTGCACGTCCAGCAATGCAGCCGCCGTACTGGAGTGGGCTTTCAAACGCACCCGGCGCGTGCTGTTCTTCCCCGATCAGCATTTGGGGCGCAACACGGCGCTACGCATGGGAATCGGCATCGATCAGATGCCGGTTTGGAACCCGCATGCCGACTCGCTCGGCGGGAACAGCGGAGAAGCGCTCGAGCAAAGTAAAGTCGTACTCTGGCAAGGGCACTGCAGCGTCCACCAGATGTTCCGGCCCGAGCACGTCGATCAATTTCGCGCGAAGTATCCCGGCGTCAAGATCCTGGTGCATCCGGAATGCCCGCGCGAAGTGGTCGACAAGGCGGACATCAGCGGATCGACGGGCAAGATCATTCGCGAGGTGGAAACGGCCCCCGCGGGTACCCAGTGGGCGATCGGCACGGAATTGCACCTGGTCAATCGGCTCAAGCAGGAACATCCCGAGCAAGAAATCCACTTCTTATCGCCGATCGTGTGCATGTGCGCGACGATGTACCGCATCGATCTGGCTCACCTTTGCTGGAGCCTGGAGAATCTTGCCGCTGGTACGCCGGTGAATATCGTCGAAGTCGACGCCGAGACGTCGCGCTGGGCGCTGGTGGCGCTGGAGCGCATGCTGCAGGTGAAGTAACCGCGAGCGTGCCGCGCGTCACCTATGGCGCGTCGCCAGCTATTTCGCGTCCGCAGCTATTTCGCGTCGACGTTCCGGCAATACGCGATCTTGTCAGCCGTGGCGGTCGGAAGCTTGCCGGCGGGCGCTTTCACAGCGGCCTTTTCGGCGGCGGGTGCCGGTGCAGTCGCGGCGGCAGGGGCTGCGACTTCTTCGGCCGCTTCCTCGACGGCCGGAGCAGCGGCCGGCGGAGCTGCTTTAGCTCGGGCAGCTGCCAGAATCTCGGCCGTTGACATTTTTCCGCCGGCGGCCGGCTTGGCTGCGGGAGCAGCGGGTTTGGCGGCCGGCGCCGCGGCCGTGGGCGCAGCAGGCGCCCCGCCGGCTTGCTTGGCGCGAGCCGCCGCCAGAATATCGGCCGTGCTCATCTTTGGCTTTTCGCTGGCCGGCTTTGCCGGTGCGGCAGGCGCTGCAGCTTTGGCAGGAGCAGCCGCCGGCGCCGCGCCAGCTTTCGCACGTGCCGCCGCCAGGATATCGGCCGTCGATTTCTTCGCGCCGGCTGCGGCTGCCGGGGCGGCGGGCTTGGCGGCGGCGGCCGGTGCAGCAGCCTTCGCAGCAGGCGCCGGCTTCGCTTCCTTGGCCTCCACCGGCTTGGGCGCGGGCTTGTCGACGACCTTCAGGAAATCGAGCGCGATGTCGTACCAGCCGATGTTGTTGTTACCGTCGAATTCGACCAGCGCGCGACCGCTCATATTCACGGTCTTGATCTGACCGGTCTGCCCGCGAAACCGGCTCAGCTCCGGGCGAGCCACATCGGCCACCACGTACTTGTCGGTGTAGTCCTTCTTCAGCTTTTCGATGGCATCGAAGTCAAACGCTGGCATGGAGACTCTCGCCGCGGCAGGGGGTCGCGGCCGGGGCACGCAAAACGCGGCCGCGGCCCGGAGAAACCCGTAAAAACCAGCATTCTGGCCAATGCAGGGCACGAAATCAAGGCGGGGAATTGTCGCAGGATACTTGGGTTTCGAGCCGCCGAGTGAGCCGCACGCTTCGGAAAGTCTCGATTTCGTAAGAGGCCGGTCATCG
Protein-coding sequences here:
- a CDS encoding ATPase, T2SS/T4P/T4SS family, translated to MATGMRDFTEILIRQRVISADQLAEANQMARASGVKVGDALVRLGYATSDEVMRAIAQEHGLDFVNLSEIAIPPAVVEMVPESVARENAILPLAKEEDSLKVVVSDPNDLDTLDKLRFILNCKVDIALAPREHIVDAINRHYGQTEGESADSMLQEFTDTAIDFTETVESSDSATEVVDETSAPIVRLVQLIISEAVQLRASDIHVEPFEDRVRVRYRIDGVLVERDAAPRRLLGAILSRIKILGKIDIAERRRPQDGRIKVTVGEKELDLRVSVLPTNHGQSVVMRILDKDSIRVGLRQLGLSEDDFRNFNQLVRRPNGIILVTGPTGSGKTTTLYAALNDLNRPDRKIITAEDPVEYYLPGINQVQVSHGIGLDFARIIRSMLRQAPNVILVGEMRDSETAEMGIQASLTGHLVFSTLHTNDAPGAVTRMVDMGVPSYLVASSVIAILAQRLVRVVCTKCKQPYMPTDAVLEAAGIRREIAEKAHFMKGKGCGNCQRSGYRGRIGIYELLLMKSKIRELAFKGVSTQELRKVAMANGMKTLYQDGMIKAMKGITSIEEVFRVAKRTGQE
- the nadA gene encoding quinolinate synthase NadA; its protein translation is MSSLLDSRVSPRFELQPYKSLENDQLHARIQAVRDALGERLLVLGHHYQQDEVIALADLRGDSYQLSRMAADSRDCRAIAFCGVHFMAETADILANRPERLAERGGERVTVILPDMAAGCSMADMAMIDQVENCWDELGEVVDTNDVTPVTYVNSAASLKAFCGRHEGIVCTSSNAAAVLEWAFKRTRRVLFFPDQHLGRNTALRMGIGIDQMPVWNPHADSLGGNSGEALEQSKVVLWQGHCSVHQMFRPEHVDQFRAKYPGVKILVHPECPREVVDKADISGSTGKIIREVETAPAGTQWAIGTELHLVNRLKQEHPEQEIHFLSPIVCMCATMYRIDLAHLCWSLENLAAGTPVNIVEVDAETSRWALVALERMLQVK
- a CDS encoding response regulator transcription factor; this translates as MAKRPIRRKPAQSGSAKCTVMLADDQSLVAEGMATLIASFDQCQVSLVTSDAMQLLAAAERSPPSLVVMDAAMAQSFRAARALATRCPRTKVILLDEFRLDTHLQRAMDCGAAGYVTKCDASTDLRAAVSKVLAGGHSFPDLMPLPMADCISSNSKSGGAAHALPLLTRRELEVLSHLAEGLKVREIAKALGISPNTVENHKAHVMRKLGLHKNVELARFAVRHGLVADA